A genomic stretch from Setaria italica strain Yugu1 chromosome VII, Setaria_italica_v2.0, whole genome shotgun sequence includes:
- the LOC101771293 gene encoding diacylglycerol kinase 5, producing MDLHRNGTNGSDHSSCGPLTNYYIPDYILKPDSEQVIVDNAPSCPVVVFINSRSGGQLGSSLIKTYRELLNEAQVFDLSEEAPDKVLHRLYSNFEKLKSNGDLLAIQIQKNLRLIVAGGDGTASWLLGVVSDLKLSHPPPIATVPLGTGNNLPFSFGWGKKNPATDQAAVKSFLGQVKKAREMNIDSWHIIMRMRVPQEGPCDPIAPLDLPHSLHAFHRVSASDSLNVEGYHTFRGGFWNYFSMGMDAQVSYEFHSERKRNPEKFKNQLTNQGTYAKLGLKQGWFAASLTHPSSRNIAQLAKVKIMKRPGRQWEELIIPRSIRSIICLNLPSFSGGLNPWGTPGTRKVQDRDLTAPYVDDGLIEVVGFRDAWHGLVLLAPNGHGTRLAQAHRIRFEFHKGAAEHTFMRIDGEPWKQPLPKEDDTVVVEISHLRQVAMLASENCRSKSVNDPSSPSCHSHDDDDSNSLEDEDEWEDGRKKFGAAATFKIPDEVDIAHLS from the exons ATGGATCTACATAGAAATGGCACTAATGGTTCTGACCACAGCTCTTGCGGGCCACTGACAAACTACTACATCCCAGATTACATACTGAAGCCAGACTCTGAACAAGTCATTGTTGATAATGCACCATCCTGCCCTGTGGTAGTCTTCATCAACTCTAGAAGTGGTGGCCAACTGGGGAGCAGTCTGATCAAAACATACCGTGAACTTCTCAATGAAGCACAG GTTTTCGATCTCTCAGAGGAGGCTCCTGACAAGGTTCTGCACAGATTATACAGCAACTTTGAAAAGCTCAAGTCTAACGGTGACCTCCTTGCTATTCAAATTCAGAAGAACTTAAGACTGATC GTCGCTGGTGGTGATGGCACAGCAAGTTGGCTGCTTGGAGTAGTTAGTGACCTTAAGCTTTCACATCCACCACCTATTGCTACTGTGCCTCTAGGAACTGGAAACAACCTTCCTTTTTCATTTGGATGG GGAAAAAAGAATCCAGCTACTGACCAAGCGGCAGTGAAATCATTCCTGGGCCAagtaaaaaaagcaagggaaatGAATATTGATAG TTGGCATATCATCATGAGGATGCGAGTTCCACAGGAAGGCCCGTGCGATCCTATTGCTCCCTTAGATCTTCCGCATTCGTTGCATGCATTCCACCGAGTATCAGCCTCTGACTCTCTCAATGTG GAGGGCTACCATACATTCCGTGGAGGATTCTGGAATTATTTTAGCATGG GAATGGATGCACAAGTATCATATGAATTCCACTCTGAAAGGAAGAGAAATCCAGAGAAGTTCAAAAACCAGCTAACAAATCAG GGTACATATGCTAAGCTTGGACTTAAGCAAGGATGGTTTGCTGCTTCCCTAACCCATCCTTCTTCAAG GAACATTGCACAACTTGCGAAGGTGAAGATCATGAAAAGACCTGGTCGCCAATGGGAAGAGCTTATAATTCCTCGCAG cattcGGTCAATTATCTGCCTCAACTTGCCAAGTTTCTCAGGAGGATTGAATCCTTGGGGTACACCTGGAACGAGGAAAGTACAAGAC AGAGACCTGACGGCACCTTATGTTGACGATGGCCTTATTGAGGTTGTTGGTTTCCGTGATGCCTGGCACGGGCTCGTCTTGCTGGCACCTAATGGCCATGGAACCCGTCTAGCACAG GCCCACCGAATCCGTTTCGAGTTCCACAAAGGAGCGGCCGAGCACACGTTCATGAGGATCGACGGTGAGCCATGGAAGCAGCCTCTCCCCAAGGAGGATGACACCGTCGTCGTGGAGATCTCTCACCTCCGCCAGGTGGCCATGCTGGCCTCTGAAAACTGCAGGTCGAAGAGCGTCAACGACCCCTCCTCCCCGTCGTGCCAcagccacgacgacgacgacagtaACAGCctggaggacgaggacgagtgGGAGGACGGGAGGAAGAAGTTCGGTGCAGCTGCCACCTTCAAGATCCCTGACGAGGTCGATATAGCTCATCTTAGCTAG
- the LOC101771686 gene encoding uncharacterized protein LOC101771686 — MSLRYMSRVGARAAQAVRESTGRSVKDKAQSASSSASMARSGRAVGWVDSGRISAAAAARRKAEEEKRRRAEQALRTVMFLSVWGPNT, encoded by the coding sequence ATGAGCTTGAGGTACATGAGCCGGgtgggcgcgcgggcggcgcaggcggtgcGAGAGAGCACCGGCAGGTCCGTCAAGGACAAGGCGCAGTCGGCCTCTTCGTCGGCCTCGATGGCGAGGAGCGGCAGGGCGGTCGGGTGGGTGGACTCGGGCAGGatcagcgccgccgcggcggcgaggaggaaggcggaggaggagaagcggcggcgcgcCGAGCAGGCGCTGCGCACCGTCATGTTCCTCTCCGTCTGGGGTCCCAACACCTAG